The following proteins are co-located in the Oncorhynchus clarkii lewisi isolate Uvic-CL-2024 chromosome 30, UVic_Ocla_1.0, whole genome shotgun sequence genome:
- the LOC139389463 gene encoding protein phosphatase Slingshot homolog 1-like isoform X5, producing MVKGAALFLQQGSSPQGQKAHPHHKHAGDLPQHLQVMINILRFEDRIKLAVRLESAWSDRVRYMVVVYTSGRQDTEENILLGIDFSNKDSKSCSVGMVLPLWSDTKIHLDGDGGFSVNTVSRNHVFKPVSVQAMWSALQILHKVCEVSRRYNYFPGGMALTWMGFYESCISSEQSCINEWNAMRDLETLRPDSPTMFVDKPTERERTECLIKAKLRSIMMFQDLENVTSKQIRTELEQHMSCNLMQYKEFIDNEMLLILGQMDKATLIFDHLYLGSEWNASNLEELQDTGVGYILNVTREIDNFFPGTFSYQNIRVYDEETTDLLAHWNETYNFIVKAKKNHSKCLVHCKMGVSRSASTVIAYAMKEYGWSLEKAYNFVKQKRSITRPNTGFMRQLAEYEGILDASKQRHNKLWRPDRPDPDCDLPEGQCCGREDPGNQTPEPVMSPCYEEALGEKGVAHPLSPCRMISLEVDPAYNNYYFRRLSDSALDSDPSTPVRAPPLLDMERVFIEIEDVERDALLDDEAFGGREGLTHFGQAGEGTAAQTCCRGPEPLEELRLRLEFSTVEEEDEEEAQKEEAEMEALAQPGGRGESAGRGDGEGEVEMVQEEEGEKEGNELDLVTLNQNSNNNNHFNTLSSLNDTAPSKPAHTVKPSGLSRSDDKLSHGVEILTQDADLCLSTLGRGVGLSVSVEVHSPTFPLSLTSPDTPCSPSLLHPCSLLCDCANCVAPPSTLIPDAQDSPYSLTSEDRADILEGESEGGEGKLLGVSEALLVPELLSLEKERPVVACNVAQQQETLVQLQRSGLVRRRAERLERLSGLSLEGLHPLELPETPSSGAREGTCPVEGRFSAFPGDFPKSSTPCPVRLEPLVVPLPNETLLGAVGSGGLTPTSSPHGSTLTRSSSSDSIRSVRGKPGLVRQRAQEIETRMRLAGLTVPSSLKRSNSLAKLGSLNFSSEDLCSICSSDAGTLLLRSLSPEPGREWECPTTSTSSSTSTFTSTHPRAQRDQTSPERALPGGARS from the exons GCGGTGCGGTTGGAGAGTGCCTGGTCAGACAGAGTGCGTTACATGGTGGTGGTGTACACCAGCGGACGACAGGACACAGAGGAGAACATCCTGCTGGGAATAGACTTCAGCAACAAGGACAG TAAAAGCTGCTCCGTTGGCATGGTGCTGCCTCTGTGGAGTGACACCAAGATCCATCTGGATGGAGACGG GGGTTTCAGTGTGAACACAGTGAGCCGGAATCATGTCTTCAAACCTGTGTCTGTACAGGCCATGTG GTCGGCTTTGCAGATCCTCCACAAGGTGTGTGAGGTGTCCCGCAGGTACAACTACTTCCCCGGGGGCATGGCCCTCACCTGGATGGGCTTTTATGAGAGTTGCATCTCCTCGGAGCAGAGCTGCATCAATGAGTGGAATGCCATGAGAGACCTGGAGACCTTGAGGCCTGACTCCCCCACCATGTTTGTTGACAA gcccacagagagggagaggaccgaGTGCCTTATCAAAGCCAAACTCCGAAGCATCATGATGTTCCAGGATCTGGAGAATGTCACCTCTAAACAG ATCCGAACAGAGCTGGAGCAGCATATGAGCTGTAACCTGATGCAGTACAAGGAGTTCATCGACAACGAGATGCTGCTGATCCTGGGCCAGATGGACAAGGCAACACTCATCTTTGATCACCTCTACTTG GGATCTGAATGGAATGCCTCCAATCTGGAGGAGCTTCAGGACACTGG GGTGGGTTATATCCTCAACGTCACCAGGGAGATAGATAACTTCTTCCCAGGAACATTCTCCTACCAGAACATACGGGTCTATGATGAGGAGACTACAGACCTGCTGGCCCACTGGAACGAGACTTACAACTTCATTGTTAAAGCAAA GAAGAACCACTCCAAGTGTCTGGTCCACTGTAAGATGGGCGTCAGCCGCTCGGCCTCCACCGTTATTGCCTACGCCATGAAGGAGTATGGTTGGTCGCTGGAGAAGGCCTACAACTTTGTCAAGCAGAAAAGAAGCATCACACGGCCCAACACAGGCTTCATGAGACAGCTGGCTGAGTACGAAGGCATCCTGGACGCCAG TAAGCAACGTCACAACAAGCTGTGGCGTCCCGATCGTCCCGACCCAGACTGCGACCTCCCTGAGGGCCAGTGCTGTGGGAGGGAGGACCCAGGTAATCAGACCCCTGAACCGGTGATGTCCCCCTGCTATGAGGAGGCTTTGGGGGAGAAGGGGGTGGCACATCCCCTCTCCCCCTGCAGGATGATCAGTCTGGAAGTGGACCCCGCTtacaacaactactactttcGCAGGCTGTCTGACTCGGCCCTGGACAGTGACCCCTCCACACCGGTGCGCGCTCCGCCCCTCCTGGACATGGAGCGGGTCTTTATAGAGATAGAGGACGTGGAGCGGGATGCTCTGCTGGATGACGAGGCCTTCGGGGGACGAGAAGGCCTTACCCACTTTGGTCAGGCTGGGGAGGGGACAGCGGCGCAGACTTGCTGCCGAGGACCAGAGCCCCTGGAGGAGCTGCGCCTACGTCTGGAGTTCAGCAccgtggaggaggaggatgaggaggaggcgCAGAAAGAGGAGGCAGAGATGGAGGCACTAGCACAgccaggaggaagaggggagagtgCAGGACGAGGGGAtggtgaaggagaggtggagatggttcaggaagaggagggagagaaagagggcaaTGAGCTGGACCTGGTAACCCTGAACCAGAACTCCAACAATAACAACCACTTTAATACCCTGTCCAGCCTCAAT GACACTGCTCCTTCCAAACCTGCTCACACAGTCAAGCCTTCAGGCCTCTCTCGATCAGACGACAAGCTCAGCCATGGAGTGGAGATACTGACCCAGGACGCAGATCTCTGCCTTAGCACACTGGGGAGGGGTGTGGGGTTAAGTGTCTCGGTGGAGGTCCACAGTCCCAcgttccctctctcactcacctcCCCCGACACACCCTGTTCCCCCAGCCTGCTACACCCCTGTAGCCTGCTGTGTGACTGTGCCAACTGTGTTGCCCCGCCCTCTACACTTATACCTGATGCCCAGGACTCCCCTTACTCGCTGACATCTGAGGACAGGGCTGATATTCTGGAGGGTGAATCTGAGGGTGGGGAAGGGAAGCTTTTAGGGGTCTCTGAGGCTCTCCTTGTCCCAGAGCTGCTGAGCCTGGAGAAGGAAAGGCCGGTGGTGGCCTGCAACGTGGCACAGCAGCAGGAGACTCTAGTGCAGCTACAGAGGTCAGGGCTAGTCCGCCGGAGGGCAGAGAGGCTGGAGAGGCTGTCAGGTCTGTCCCTAGAGGGGCTTCATCCCCTGGAGCTTCCAGAAACTCCCAGCTCAGGGGCAAGAGAGGGCACCTGTCCTGTGGAGGGGAGGTTCTCAGCTTTCCCAGGAGACTTCCCCAAGTCCTCCACACCATGCCCAGTACGCCTAGAGCCGCTGGTGGTTCCTCTGCCTAATGAGACCCTGCTGGGGGCAGTGGGATCTGGGGGTCTGACGCCCACCTCCTCCCCCCATGGCTCCACACTGACACGTAGCTCTAGCAGTGACAGCATCCGCAGTGTAAGGGGCAAACCCGGCCTGGTGCGCCAGAGGGCTCAGGAGATCGAGACCCGCATGCGGCTGGCCGGCCTCACCGTCCCCTCAAGCCTAAAACGCTCCAACTCACTGGCCAAACTGGGCAGCCTCAATTTCTCTTCTGAAGACCTGTGCTCCATCTGCTCCTCGGACGCTGGCACCCTCCTGCTCCGATCTCTTTCCCCAGAGCCAGGCCGAGAATGGGAGTgccccaccacctccacctcttcctctacctccacctTCACCTCCACTCATCCCAGAGCACAGAGGGACCAGACCAGCCCAGAGAGAGCACTGCCGGGGGGGGCCAGGAGCtga
- the LOC139389463 gene encoding protein phosphatase Slingshot homolog 1-like isoform X3, whose amino-acid sequence MHLVLESSQEAALEMLPYFVENAVLTQTEICRILSESFFMVKGAALFLQQGSSPQGQKAHPHHKHAGDLPQHLQVMINILRFEDRIKLAVRLESAWSDRVRYMVVVYTSGRQDTEENILLGIDFSNKDSKSCSVGMVLPLWSDTKIHLDGDGGFSVNTVSRNHVFKPVSVQAMWSALQILHKVCEVSRRYNYFPGGMALTWMGFYESCISSEQSCINEWNAMRDLETLRPDSPTMFVDKPTERERTECLIKAKLRSIMMFQDLENVTSKQIRTELEQHMSCNLMQYKEFIDNEMLLILGQMDKATLIFDHLYLGSEWNASNLEELQDTGVGYILNVTREIDNFFPGTFSYQNIRVYDEETTDLLAHWNETYNFIVKAKKNHSKCLVHCKMGVSRSASTVIAYAMKEYGWSLEKAYNFVKQKRSITRPNTGFMRQLAEYEGILDASKQRHNKLWRPDRPDPDCDLPEGQCCGREDPGNQTPEPVMSPCYEEALGEKGVAHPLSPCRMISLEVDPAYNNYYFRRLSDSALDSDPSTPVRAPPLLDMERVFIEIEDVERDALLDDEAFGGREGLTHFGQAGEGTAAQTCCRGPEPLEELRLRLEFSTVEEEDEEEAQKEEAEMEALAQPGGRGESAGRGDGEGEVEMVQEEEGEKEGNELDLVTLNQNSNNNNHFNTLSSLNDTAPSKPAHTVKPSGLSRSDDKLSHGVEILTQDADLCLSTLGRGVGLSVSVEVHSPTFPLSLTSPDTPCSPSLLHPCSLLCDCANCVAPPSTLIPDAQDSPYSLTSEDRADILEGESEGGEGKLLGVSEALLVPELLSLEKERPVVACNVAQQQETLVQLQRSGLVRRRAERLERLSGLSLEGLHPLELPETPSSGAREGTCPVEGRFSAFPGDFPKSSTPCPVRLEPLVVPLPNETLLGAVGSGGLTPTSSPHGSTLTRSSSSDSIRSVRGKPGLVRQRAQEIETRMRLAGLTVPSSLKRSNSLAKLGSLNFSSEDLCSICSSDAGTLLLRSLSPEPGREWECPTTSTSSSTSTFTSTHPRAQRDQTSPERALPGGARS is encoded by the exons GCGGTGCGGTTGGAGAGTGCCTGGTCAGACAGAGTGCGTTACATGGTGGTGGTGTACACCAGCGGACGACAGGACACAGAGGAGAACATCCTGCTGGGAATAGACTTCAGCAACAAGGACAG TAAAAGCTGCTCCGTTGGCATGGTGCTGCCTCTGTGGAGTGACACCAAGATCCATCTGGATGGAGACGG GGGTTTCAGTGTGAACACAGTGAGCCGGAATCATGTCTTCAAACCTGTGTCTGTACAGGCCATGTG GTCGGCTTTGCAGATCCTCCACAAGGTGTGTGAGGTGTCCCGCAGGTACAACTACTTCCCCGGGGGCATGGCCCTCACCTGGATGGGCTTTTATGAGAGTTGCATCTCCTCGGAGCAGAGCTGCATCAATGAGTGGAATGCCATGAGAGACCTGGAGACCTTGAGGCCTGACTCCCCCACCATGTTTGTTGACAA gcccacagagagggagaggaccgaGTGCCTTATCAAAGCCAAACTCCGAAGCATCATGATGTTCCAGGATCTGGAGAATGTCACCTCTAAACAG ATCCGAACAGAGCTGGAGCAGCATATGAGCTGTAACCTGATGCAGTACAAGGAGTTCATCGACAACGAGATGCTGCTGATCCTGGGCCAGATGGACAAGGCAACACTCATCTTTGATCACCTCTACTTG GGATCTGAATGGAATGCCTCCAATCTGGAGGAGCTTCAGGACACTGG GGTGGGTTATATCCTCAACGTCACCAGGGAGATAGATAACTTCTTCCCAGGAACATTCTCCTACCAGAACATACGGGTCTATGATGAGGAGACTACAGACCTGCTGGCCCACTGGAACGAGACTTACAACTTCATTGTTAAAGCAAA GAAGAACCACTCCAAGTGTCTGGTCCACTGTAAGATGGGCGTCAGCCGCTCGGCCTCCACCGTTATTGCCTACGCCATGAAGGAGTATGGTTGGTCGCTGGAGAAGGCCTACAACTTTGTCAAGCAGAAAAGAAGCATCACACGGCCCAACACAGGCTTCATGAGACAGCTGGCTGAGTACGAAGGCATCCTGGACGCCAG TAAGCAACGTCACAACAAGCTGTGGCGTCCCGATCGTCCCGACCCAGACTGCGACCTCCCTGAGGGCCAGTGCTGTGGGAGGGAGGACCCAGGTAATCAGACCCCTGAACCGGTGATGTCCCCCTGCTATGAGGAGGCTTTGGGGGAGAAGGGGGTGGCACATCCCCTCTCCCCCTGCAGGATGATCAGTCTGGAAGTGGACCCCGCTtacaacaactactactttcGCAGGCTGTCTGACTCGGCCCTGGACAGTGACCCCTCCACACCGGTGCGCGCTCCGCCCCTCCTGGACATGGAGCGGGTCTTTATAGAGATAGAGGACGTGGAGCGGGATGCTCTGCTGGATGACGAGGCCTTCGGGGGACGAGAAGGCCTTACCCACTTTGGTCAGGCTGGGGAGGGGACAGCGGCGCAGACTTGCTGCCGAGGACCAGAGCCCCTGGAGGAGCTGCGCCTACGTCTGGAGTTCAGCAccgtggaggaggaggatgaggaggaggcgCAGAAAGAGGAGGCAGAGATGGAGGCACTAGCACAgccaggaggaagaggggagagtgCAGGACGAGGGGAtggtgaaggagaggtggagatggttcaggaagaggagggagagaaagagggcaaTGAGCTGGACCTGGTAACCCTGAACCAGAACTCCAACAATAACAACCACTTTAATACCCTGTCCAGCCTCAAT GACACTGCTCCTTCCAAACCTGCTCACACAGTCAAGCCTTCAGGCCTCTCTCGATCAGACGACAAGCTCAGCCATGGAGTGGAGATACTGACCCAGGACGCAGATCTCTGCCTTAGCACACTGGGGAGGGGTGTGGGGTTAAGTGTCTCGGTGGAGGTCCACAGTCCCAcgttccctctctcactcacctcCCCCGACACACCCTGTTCCCCCAGCCTGCTACACCCCTGTAGCCTGCTGTGTGACTGTGCCAACTGTGTTGCCCCGCCCTCTACACTTATACCTGATGCCCAGGACTCCCCTTACTCGCTGACATCTGAGGACAGGGCTGATATTCTGGAGGGTGAATCTGAGGGTGGGGAAGGGAAGCTTTTAGGGGTCTCTGAGGCTCTCCTTGTCCCAGAGCTGCTGAGCCTGGAGAAGGAAAGGCCGGTGGTGGCCTGCAACGTGGCACAGCAGCAGGAGACTCTAGTGCAGCTACAGAGGTCAGGGCTAGTCCGCCGGAGGGCAGAGAGGCTGGAGAGGCTGTCAGGTCTGTCCCTAGAGGGGCTTCATCCCCTGGAGCTTCCAGAAACTCCCAGCTCAGGGGCAAGAGAGGGCACCTGTCCTGTGGAGGGGAGGTTCTCAGCTTTCCCAGGAGACTTCCCCAAGTCCTCCACACCATGCCCAGTACGCCTAGAGCCGCTGGTGGTTCCTCTGCCTAATGAGACCCTGCTGGGGGCAGTGGGATCTGGGGGTCTGACGCCCACCTCCTCCCCCCATGGCTCCACACTGACACGTAGCTCTAGCAGTGACAGCATCCGCAGTGTAAGGGGCAAACCCGGCCTGGTGCGCCAGAGGGCTCAGGAGATCGAGACCCGCATGCGGCTGGCCGGCCTCACCGTCCCCTCAAGCCTAAAACGCTCCAACTCACTGGCCAAACTGGGCAGCCTCAATTTCTCTTCTGAAGACCTGTGCTCCATCTGCTCCTCGGACGCTGGCACCCTCCTGCTCCGATCTCTTTCCCCAGAGCCAGGCCGAGAATGGGAGTgccccaccacctccacctcttcctctacctccacctTCACCTCCACTCATCCCAGAGCACAGAGGGACCAGACCAGCCCAGAGAGAGCACTGCCGGGGGGGGCCAGGAGCtga
- the LOC139389463 gene encoding protein phosphatase Slingshot homolog 1-like isoform X1 gives MALVTLQRSPTPSAASTASTTTTNVGEDFGSDYERQLNQSLSESFFMVKGAALFLQQGSSPQGQKAHPHHKHAGDLPQHLQVMINILRFEDRIKLAVRLESAWSDRVRYMVVVYTSGRQDTEENILLGIDFSNKDSKSCSVGMVLPLWSDTKIHLDGDGGFSVNTVSRNHVFKPVSVQAMWSALQILHKVCEVSRRYNYFPGGMALTWMGFYESCISSEQSCINEWNAMRDLETLRPDSPTMFVDKPTERERTECLIKAKLRSIMMFQDLENVTSKQIRTELEQHMSCNLMQYKEFIDNEMLLILGQMDKATLIFDHLYLGSEWNASNLEELQDTGVGYILNVTREIDNFFPGTFSYQNIRVYDEETTDLLAHWNETYNFIVKAKKNHSKCLVHCKMGVSRSASTVIAYAMKEYGWSLEKAYNFVKQKRSITRPNTGFMRQLAEYEGILDASKQRHNKLWRPDRPDPDCDLPEGQCCGREDPGNQTPEPVMSPCYEEALGEKGVAHPLSPCRMISLEVDPAYNNYYFRRLSDSALDSDPSTPVRAPPLLDMERVFIEIEDVERDALLDDEAFGGREGLTHFGQAGEGTAAQTCCRGPEPLEELRLRLEFSTVEEEDEEEAQKEEAEMEALAQPGGRGESAGRGDGEGEVEMVQEEEGEKEGNELDLVTLNQNSNNNNHFNTLSSLNDTAPSKPAHTVKPSGLSRSDDKLSHGVEILTQDADLCLSTLGRGVGLSVSVEVHSPTFPLSLTSPDTPCSPSLLHPCSLLCDCANCVAPPSTLIPDAQDSPYSLTSEDRADILEGESEGGEGKLLGVSEALLVPELLSLEKERPVVACNVAQQQETLVQLQRSGLVRRRAERLERLSGLSLEGLHPLELPETPSSGAREGTCPVEGRFSAFPGDFPKSSTPCPVRLEPLVVPLPNETLLGAVGSGGLTPTSSPHGSTLTRSSSSDSIRSVRGKPGLVRQRAQEIETRMRLAGLTVPSSLKRSNSLAKLGSLNFSSEDLCSICSSDAGTLLLRSLSPEPGREWECPTTSTSSSTSTFTSTHPRAQRDQTSPERALPGGARS, from the exons GCGGTGCGGTTGGAGAGTGCCTGGTCAGACAGAGTGCGTTACATGGTGGTGGTGTACACCAGCGGACGACAGGACACAGAGGAGAACATCCTGCTGGGAATAGACTTCAGCAACAAGGACAG TAAAAGCTGCTCCGTTGGCATGGTGCTGCCTCTGTGGAGTGACACCAAGATCCATCTGGATGGAGACGG GGGTTTCAGTGTGAACACAGTGAGCCGGAATCATGTCTTCAAACCTGTGTCTGTACAGGCCATGTG GTCGGCTTTGCAGATCCTCCACAAGGTGTGTGAGGTGTCCCGCAGGTACAACTACTTCCCCGGGGGCATGGCCCTCACCTGGATGGGCTTTTATGAGAGTTGCATCTCCTCGGAGCAGAGCTGCATCAATGAGTGGAATGCCATGAGAGACCTGGAGACCTTGAGGCCTGACTCCCCCACCATGTTTGTTGACAA gcccacagagagggagaggaccgaGTGCCTTATCAAAGCCAAACTCCGAAGCATCATGATGTTCCAGGATCTGGAGAATGTCACCTCTAAACAG ATCCGAACAGAGCTGGAGCAGCATATGAGCTGTAACCTGATGCAGTACAAGGAGTTCATCGACAACGAGATGCTGCTGATCCTGGGCCAGATGGACAAGGCAACACTCATCTTTGATCACCTCTACTTG GGATCTGAATGGAATGCCTCCAATCTGGAGGAGCTTCAGGACACTGG GGTGGGTTATATCCTCAACGTCACCAGGGAGATAGATAACTTCTTCCCAGGAACATTCTCCTACCAGAACATACGGGTCTATGATGAGGAGACTACAGACCTGCTGGCCCACTGGAACGAGACTTACAACTTCATTGTTAAAGCAAA GAAGAACCACTCCAAGTGTCTGGTCCACTGTAAGATGGGCGTCAGCCGCTCGGCCTCCACCGTTATTGCCTACGCCATGAAGGAGTATGGTTGGTCGCTGGAGAAGGCCTACAACTTTGTCAAGCAGAAAAGAAGCATCACACGGCCCAACACAGGCTTCATGAGACAGCTGGCTGAGTACGAAGGCATCCTGGACGCCAG TAAGCAACGTCACAACAAGCTGTGGCGTCCCGATCGTCCCGACCCAGACTGCGACCTCCCTGAGGGCCAGTGCTGTGGGAGGGAGGACCCAGGTAATCAGACCCCTGAACCGGTGATGTCCCCCTGCTATGAGGAGGCTTTGGGGGAGAAGGGGGTGGCACATCCCCTCTCCCCCTGCAGGATGATCAGTCTGGAAGTGGACCCCGCTtacaacaactactactttcGCAGGCTGTCTGACTCGGCCCTGGACAGTGACCCCTCCACACCGGTGCGCGCTCCGCCCCTCCTGGACATGGAGCGGGTCTTTATAGAGATAGAGGACGTGGAGCGGGATGCTCTGCTGGATGACGAGGCCTTCGGGGGACGAGAAGGCCTTACCCACTTTGGTCAGGCTGGGGAGGGGACAGCGGCGCAGACTTGCTGCCGAGGACCAGAGCCCCTGGAGGAGCTGCGCCTACGTCTGGAGTTCAGCAccgtggaggaggaggatgaggaggaggcgCAGAAAGAGGAGGCAGAGATGGAGGCACTAGCACAgccaggaggaagaggggagagtgCAGGACGAGGGGAtggtgaaggagaggtggagatggttcaggaagaggagggagagaaagagggcaaTGAGCTGGACCTGGTAACCCTGAACCAGAACTCCAACAATAACAACCACTTTAATACCCTGTCCAGCCTCAAT GACACTGCTCCTTCCAAACCTGCTCACACAGTCAAGCCTTCAGGCCTCTCTCGATCAGACGACAAGCTCAGCCATGGAGTGGAGATACTGACCCAGGACGCAGATCTCTGCCTTAGCACACTGGGGAGGGGTGTGGGGTTAAGTGTCTCGGTGGAGGTCCACAGTCCCAcgttccctctctcactcacctcCCCCGACACACCCTGTTCCCCCAGCCTGCTACACCCCTGTAGCCTGCTGTGTGACTGTGCCAACTGTGTTGCCCCGCCCTCTACACTTATACCTGATGCCCAGGACTCCCCTTACTCGCTGACATCTGAGGACAGGGCTGATATTCTGGAGGGTGAATCTGAGGGTGGGGAAGGGAAGCTTTTAGGGGTCTCTGAGGCTCTCCTTGTCCCAGAGCTGCTGAGCCTGGAGAAGGAAAGGCCGGTGGTGGCCTGCAACGTGGCACAGCAGCAGGAGACTCTAGTGCAGCTACAGAGGTCAGGGCTAGTCCGCCGGAGGGCAGAGAGGCTGGAGAGGCTGTCAGGTCTGTCCCTAGAGGGGCTTCATCCCCTGGAGCTTCCAGAAACTCCCAGCTCAGGGGCAAGAGAGGGCACCTGTCCTGTGGAGGGGAGGTTCTCAGCTTTCCCAGGAGACTTCCCCAAGTCCTCCACACCATGCCCAGTACGCCTAGAGCCGCTGGTGGTTCCTCTGCCTAATGAGACCCTGCTGGGGGCAGTGGGATCTGGGGGTCTGACGCCCACCTCCTCCCCCCATGGCTCCACACTGACACGTAGCTCTAGCAGTGACAGCATCCGCAGTGTAAGGGGCAAACCCGGCCTGGTGCGCCAGAGGGCTCAGGAGATCGAGACCCGCATGCGGCTGGCCGGCCTCACCGTCCCCTCAAGCCTAAAACGCTCCAACTCACTGGCCAAACTGGGCAGCCTCAATTTCTCTTCTGAAGACCTGTGCTCCATCTGCTCCTCGGACGCTGGCACCCTCCTGCTCCGATCTCTTTCCCCAGAGCCAGGCCGAGAATGGGAGTgccccaccacctccacctcttcctctacctccacctTCACCTCCACTCATCCCAGAGCACAGAGGGACCAGACCAGCCCAGAGAGAGCACTGCCGGGGGGGGCCAGGAGCtga